A DNA window from Streptomyces canus contains the following coding sequences:
- a CDS encoding aldehyde dehydrogenase (NADP(+)): protein MEATAQEVDAAVRAAHDARASLADRTVRAAFLRTAADRLQDSKDHLVEAADAETALGPVRLTGELARTSYQLRAFADIVDEGEFLGVVINHPDDTATPPIPDLRRYKVPLGVVAVYSASNFPFAFSVAGGDTASALAAGNPVVVKAHPDHPALSELVASVLRRAAAEHGIPAGVLGLVHGFEAGIELIKHPLVAAAGFTGSVKGGRALFDAAAARPVPIPFHGELGSLNPVVITEEAAAERAEAIGAGLAGSMTLGVGQFCVKPGLVLVPSGAAGDGLVKSLTDAVSDTDAGVLLDHRMRDNFVAGVAERTELPEVESPVTPGAGGEHTVSAGFLTVAAEKLTTEGAYDLLLEECFGPVTVVARYEDDDEARAVLSRLPGNLTATVHLSAQEAAGEGRGAEILAELTPLAGRVLVNGWPTGVAVAPAQQHGGPYPATTSTSTSVGGTAIERWLRPVAYQNAPEALLPPELRDDNPLGLPRRFNNRLER, encoded by the coding sequence GTGGAGGCCACAGCCCAGGAGGTGGACGCCGCCGTCCGCGCCGCGCACGACGCGCGCGCGTCCCTCGCCGACCGCACCGTCCGCGCGGCCTTCCTGCGCACCGCCGCCGACCGGCTCCAGGACTCCAAGGACCACCTCGTCGAAGCCGCCGACGCCGAGACCGCGCTCGGCCCGGTCCGGCTGACCGGCGAGCTCGCCCGCACCAGCTACCAGCTGCGGGCCTTCGCCGACATCGTCGACGAGGGCGAGTTCCTCGGCGTGGTGATCAACCACCCCGACGACACCGCCACGCCGCCGATCCCTGACCTGCGCCGCTACAAGGTCCCGCTCGGTGTCGTCGCCGTCTACTCGGCCTCCAACTTCCCCTTCGCCTTCTCGGTCGCCGGCGGCGACACCGCAAGCGCGCTCGCGGCCGGCAACCCCGTCGTCGTCAAGGCCCACCCCGACCACCCGGCCCTGTCCGAGCTGGTCGCGTCCGTGCTGCGCCGGGCCGCCGCCGAGCACGGCATCCCCGCGGGTGTGCTCGGTCTCGTCCACGGCTTCGAGGCCGGTATCGAGCTGATCAAGCACCCGCTGGTCGCGGCCGCGGGCTTCACCGGTTCCGTGAAGGGCGGCCGTGCCCTGTTCGACGCGGCGGCCGCGCGGCCGGTGCCGATCCCGTTCCACGGTGAGCTGGGCTCCCTGAACCCCGTCGTGATCACCGAGGAGGCTGCGGCCGAGCGCGCGGAGGCCATCGGCGCCGGGCTCGCGGGCTCCATGACCCTCGGCGTCGGCCAGTTCTGTGTGAAGCCGGGCCTGGTCCTGGTGCCGTCCGGCGCGGCGGGCGACGGCCTGGTGAAGTCCCTGACCGACGCCGTCAGCGACACCGACGCGGGTGTCCTTCTCGACCACCGCATGCGGGACAACTTCGTCGCCGGGGTCGCCGAGCGCACCGAGCTTCCCGAGGTCGAGTCGCCGGTGACGCCCGGAGCGGGCGGCGAGCACACGGTGAGCGCGGGCTTCCTGACGGTGGCGGCGGAGAAGCTGACCACCGAGGGGGCGTACGACCTGCTCCTGGAGGAGTGCTTCGGCCCGGTCACCGTGGTGGCGCGCTACGAGGACGACGACGAGGCGCGGGCCGTGCTGTCCCGGCTCCCGGGCAACCTCACCGCGACGGTGCACCTGTCGGCGCAGGAGGCCGCGGGCGAGGGGCGTGGCGCCGAGATCCTGGCGGAGCTGACGCCGCTGGCCGGCCGGGTCCTGGTGAACGGCTGGCCGACAGGCGTGGCCGTGGCCCCGGCCCAGCAGCACGGCGGCCCCTACCCGGCGACGACGTCCACGTCGACGTCGGTGGGCGGGACGGCGATCGAGCGCTGGCTGCGGCCGGTGGCGTACCAGAACGCGCCGGAGGCCCTGCTCCCGCCGGAGCTGAGGGACGACAACCCGCTGGGCCTGCCCCGCCGTTTCAACAACCGTCTCGAGCGCTAG
- a CDS encoding aminotransferase class V-fold PLP-dependent enzyme, giving the protein METFESLVRAEFAPKNTFLNTASSGLLPARTVTALQEAALIRAEGRPLDPLFQDVEMSRAAFARLAGVPVARVAAGPSVSTHSGLVAASLPPGAEVLTAEDDFTSVVNPFHTRGDLKVRIVPLERLADSVRPGTALVAVSAAQSADGRIADLPALREAARDHGARTYVDFSQAAGWLPVDARSYDYTVSTTFKWLLGPHGAAFLAVPEDFGDLKPVLAGWVAGEIPWDSCYGPVAELAHSARRFDVSPALFTYTGTRRSLELLEELGVDAVRAHDLALADRFRTGLAALGHAPLPAPGSPIVSVPGLGHRQRELSAAGIEVSDRAGNLRASFHLYNTAADVDRLLDALSA; this is encoded by the coding sequence ATGGAGACCTTCGAGAGCCTCGTCCGCGCCGAGTTCGCCCCGAAGAACACCTTCCTCAACACCGCGAGCAGCGGCCTGCTCCCCGCACGCACCGTGACCGCCCTCCAGGAGGCCGCGCTGATCCGTGCCGAGGGCAGGCCGCTGGACCCGCTGTTCCAGGACGTGGAGATGTCCCGTGCCGCGTTCGCCAGGCTCGCCGGCGTCCCGGTCGCCCGGGTCGCGGCGGGACCGTCCGTGTCCACCCACTCGGGCCTGGTCGCCGCCTCGCTGCCGCCGGGCGCCGAAGTCCTCACCGCCGAGGACGACTTCACCTCCGTCGTGAACCCCTTCCACACCCGCGGCGACCTGAAGGTGCGCATCGTGCCGCTGGAACGGCTCGCCGACTCCGTCCGCCCCGGCACCGCCCTCGTCGCGGTCAGCGCCGCCCAGTCCGCCGACGGCCGGATCGCCGACCTGCCCGCCCTGCGGGAAGCGGCCAGGGACCACGGAGCCCGCACCTACGTCGACTTCTCGCAGGCCGCGGGCTGGCTCCCGGTGGACGCGCGGTCGTACGACTACACCGTCTCCACCACCTTCAAGTGGCTGCTCGGCCCGCACGGCGCGGCCTTCCTCGCCGTGCCGGAGGACTTCGGCGACCTGAAGCCGGTGCTCGCCGGCTGGGTCGCGGGGGAGATCCCGTGGGACAGCTGCTACGGCCCCGTCGCCGAACTGGCCCACTCCGCCCGGCGGTTCGACGTCAGCCCGGCCCTGTTCACCTACACGGGCACCCGCCGCTCCCTCGAACTCCTGGAGGAACTCGGCGTGGACGCCGTGCGCGCCCACGACCTCGCCCTCGCGGACCGCTTCCGTACGGGACTCGCCGCCCTCGGCCACGCACCGCTGCCGGCCCCCGGCTCCCCGATCGTGTCCGTGCCCGGACTCGGCCACCGGCAGCGCGAGTTGAGCGCCGCCGGCATCGAGGTCTCCGACCGCGCGGGCAACCTGCGCGCCTCTTTCCACCTCTACAACACCGCCGCCGATGTCGACCGGCTCCTGGACGCCCTGTCTGCCTGA
- a CDS encoding maleylpyruvate isomerase family mycothiol-dependent enzyme: protein MTDHDDVRDLLAAWAFGALEPAEERLVPPHLAECERCAAEAERLRATVRLLDGPPPDEPPSPLDTPLTGALRARPAPPRVARHAAPYAAAVAGLEALLPEMAGRWSTPVVHDWDVHATVAHLLAADEHLALRLGIDARVPGARIDEDTDWTDAWERRTAEVIAHEHGRTPEETVADWSAQAAALLGTPHARDPELAAGTTLLMGLRLSVTEHFLARAFEAWIHTDDIGCALGLAVPPPPEEHLGQLVRLAVRVLGTVLGAEAPPVLFAVRGGEEWILGSQSDPVAAELTLDAVDFCLLVGGRHAPDTVPRDTTGDAAAVRNVLERAASLSWL from the coding sequence GTGACCGATCACGACGACGTACGCGACCTGCTGGCCGCCTGGGCCTTCGGCGCCCTGGAACCGGCCGAGGAGCGGCTGGTCCCACCGCACCTGGCCGAGTGCGAGCGCTGCGCGGCGGAGGCGGAACGGCTGCGCGCGACCGTACGGCTGCTGGACGGCCCGCCGCCCGACGAGCCGCCGTCCCCCCTCGACACCCCTCTCACCGGCGCCCTCCGCGCCCGCCCGGCGCCACCCCGCGTGGCCCGGCACGCCGCCCCCTACGCGGCGGCCGTCGCCGGGCTCGAGGCGCTGCTGCCGGAGATGGCGGGGCGCTGGTCGACGCCGGTCGTGCACGACTGGGACGTGCACGCAACGGTCGCCCATCTGCTGGCCGCCGACGAACATCTGGCCCTGCGGCTCGGGATCGACGCCCGGGTGCCGGGCGCGCGGATCGACGAGGACACGGACTGGACGGACGCCTGGGAGAGGCGTACCGCCGAGGTGATCGCCCATGAGCACGGCCGTACGCCCGAGGAGACCGTGGCCGACTGGTCCGCGCAGGCGGCCGCGCTCCTCGGCACCCCGCATGCCCGCGATCCCGAACTCGCCGCCGGTACAACCCTGTTGATGGGCCTTCGGCTGTCCGTCACCGAGCACTTCCTGGCGCGGGCCTTCGAGGCGTGGATCCACACCGACGACATCGGCTGCGCCCTGGGCCTGGCCGTGCCGCCGCCGCCCGAGGAGCACCTGGGGCAGCTGGTCAGGCTGGCCGTCCGCGTTCTCGGCACCGTCCTCGGGGCCGAGGCGCCGCCGGTGCTGTTCGCGGTCAGGGGCGGCGAGGAGTGGATCCTGGGTTCGCAGAGCGACCCCGTGGCCGCCGAACTCACCCTGGACGCCGTGGACTTCTGTCTGCTGGTCGGTGGGCGGCACGCGCCGGACACGGTTCCCCGGGACACCACGGGCGACGCGGCCGCCGTACGGAACGTACTGGAGCGGGCCGCGTCGCTGTCGTGGCTGTGA
- the ectB gene encoding diaminobutyrate--2-oxoglutarate transaminase has protein sequence MTITQPDLSVFETLESEVRSYCRGWPTVFDRAQGSRMYDEDGHAYLDFFAGAGSLNYGHNNPVLKRALIDYLERDGVTHGLDMSTTAKRAFLQTFQDLVLRPRDLPYKVMFPGPTGTNAVESALKLARKVKGREAIVSFTNAFHGMSLGSLAVTGNAFKRAGAGIPLVHGTPMPFDNYFDGTVEDFLWFERLLEDQGSGLNKPAAVIVETVQGEGGINVARREWLQALAALCERQDMLLIVDDIQMGCGRTGAFFSFEEAGITPDIVTVSKSISGYGLPMSLCLFKPELDIWEPGEHNGTFRGNNPAFVTATATLEQYWADGSAMEKQTRKRGEQVEQGLISITEENLADVKEYRGRGLVWGLEFHDKERAGRVAHRAFELGLLIETSGPESEVVKLLPALTITPEELDEGLSILARSVRETV, from the coding sequence GTGACCATCACCCAGCCCGACCTCAGCGTCTTCGAGACCCTCGAGTCCGAGGTGCGCAGCTACTGCCGCGGCTGGCCCACCGTCTTCGACCGCGCGCAGGGCAGTCGCATGTACGACGAGGACGGCCACGCGTACCTGGACTTCTTCGCCGGCGCCGGTTCACTGAACTACGGCCACAACAACCCCGTGCTGAAACGGGCGTTGATCGACTACCTGGAGCGCGACGGCGTCACGCACGGGCTCGACATGTCGACCACCGCCAAGCGCGCCTTCCTCCAGACCTTCCAGGACCTGGTGCTGCGGCCGCGCGACCTGCCGTACAAGGTCATGTTCCCGGGGCCCACGGGGACCAACGCCGTGGAGTCGGCGCTCAAGCTCGCCCGGAAGGTCAAGGGGCGCGAGGCCATCGTGTCCTTCACCAACGCCTTCCACGGGATGTCGCTGGGCTCCCTCGCCGTCACCGGCAACGCCTTCAAGCGGGCCGGCGCCGGGATCCCGCTGGTGCACGGCACGCCGATGCCGTTCGACAACTACTTCGACGGCACGGTCGAGGACTTCCTGTGGTTCGAGCGGCTCCTGGAGGACCAGGGCTCGGGCCTGAACAAGCCGGCCGCCGTGATCGTCGAGACCGTGCAGGGCGAGGGCGGCATCAACGTCGCCCGGCGGGAGTGGCTGCAGGCGCTCGCCGCGCTGTGCGAGCGGCAGGACATGCTGCTCATCGTCGACGACATCCAGATGGGCTGCGGGCGTACCGGTGCCTTCTTCTCCTTCGAGGAGGCGGGCATCACGCCGGACATCGTCACCGTGTCCAAGTCCATCAGCGGTTACGGCCTTCCGATGTCGCTCTGCCTGTTCAAGCCGGAGCTGGACATCTGGGAGCCGGGCGAGCACAACGGCACCTTCCGCGGCAACAACCCCGCCTTCGTCACGGCCACCGCCACCCTTGAGCAGTACTGGGCGGACGGGTCCGCGATGGAGAAGCAGACCCGCAAGCGTGGCGAGCAGGTCGAGCAGGGGCTCATCTCCATCACCGAGGAGAACCTGGCCGACGTGAAGGAGTACCGCGGGCGCGGGCTCGTGTGGGGCCTGGAGTTCCACGACAAGGAGCGCGCCGGGCGGGTGGCGCACCGCGCCTTCGAACTCGGGCTGCTCATCGAGACGTCGGGCCCCGAGAGCGAGGTCGTGAAGCTGCTTCCGGCACTCACGATCACCCCCGAGGAACTGGACGAGGGACTCAGCATCCTCGCCCGTTCCGTACGCGAAACCGTCTGA
- a CDS encoding IclR family transcriptional regulator, translated as MSAGETGGGSQVKSAVRTVELLEYFAGRPGMHSLAAVQEAVGYPKSSLYMLLRTLVELGWVETDATGTRYGIGVRALLVGTSYIDGDEVVAAARPTLDRLSDDTTETIHLARLDGTNVVYLATRQSQHYLRPFTRVGRRLPAHSTSLGKALLSTYSDEQVRKMLPETLPALTEHTITDREKLIEELHQIREQGFSVDREENTLGLRCFGVAIPYRTPARDAISCSVPVARLTPAHEQMVKDALFDARDRLTLATRRL; from the coding sequence ATGTCGGCTGGCGAGACGGGCGGCGGGTCACAGGTCAAGTCCGCGGTACGGACGGTTGAACTGCTCGAATACTTCGCCGGACGCCCCGGCATGCACTCCCTCGCGGCCGTCCAGGAGGCCGTCGGGTACCCCAAGTCCAGTCTCTACATGCTGCTGCGCACGCTTGTCGAGCTGGGCTGGGTGGAGACCGACGCGACGGGCACGCGGTACGGCATCGGGGTGCGGGCGCTGCTCGTCGGCACCTCCTACATCGACGGCGACGAGGTGGTCGCGGCGGCCCGGCCGACCCTGGACCGGCTCTCCGACGACACCACCGAGACCATCCACCTCGCGCGTCTGGACGGCACGAACGTCGTCTACCTCGCCACCCGGCAGTCGCAGCACTACCTGCGGCCCTTCACGAGAGTGGGCCGCCGGCTCCCGGCGCACTCCACCTCTCTCGGCAAGGCGCTGCTGAGCACGTACTCCGACGAGCAGGTCCGCAAGATGCTGCCGGAGACCCTGCCCGCGCTCACCGAGCACACGATCACCGACCGCGAGAAGCTCATCGAGGAGCTGCACCAGATCCGGGAGCAGGGCTTCTCCGTGGACCGCGAGGAGAACACGCTGGGGCTGCGCTGCTTCGGCGTCGCGATCCCGTACCGCACGCCCGCGCGTGACGCGATCAGTTGCTCGGTGCCGGTGGCGCGGCTGACCCCGGCCCACGAGCAGATGGTGAAGGACGCGTTGTTCGACGCGCGGGACCGGCTGACACTGGCCACCCGTAGGCTCTGA
- a CDS encoding RNA polymerase sigma factor, whose translation MESTDGTTSVQRPADAELHRRLVYGDESALAEAYGTYGGLVRAVAVRVTRSRAAAEDVAQEVFAQLWSRPYAFDAHRGSLRTWLSVLAHRRAVDWVRSEARHRKDVRADDPALHGIPDASPGPAEAVVDRERSLLLHTALAELPQPQREVVHLAYFAGRTYRQAAAELGIPEGTAKTRLRTALRALAETLADPPDPAWEEGA comes from the coding sequence GTGGAGTCCACGGACGGGACGACGTCCGTACAGCGACCCGCAGACGCGGAGCTGCACCGGCGGCTGGTGTACGGCGACGAGTCCGCGCTGGCCGAGGCGTACGGGACGTACGGCGGGCTGGTACGGGCGGTCGCGGTGCGCGTGACCCGCAGCCGGGCCGCCGCCGAGGACGTGGCGCAGGAGGTCTTCGCGCAGCTGTGGAGCAGGCCGTACGCCTTCGACGCGCACCGGGGCAGCCTGCGGACCTGGCTGTCGGTGCTGGCGCACCGGCGGGCCGTGGACTGGGTGCGCAGCGAGGCCCGGCACCGCAAGGACGTCCGCGCCGACGACCCGGCCCTGCACGGCATCCCGGACGCCTCTCCCGGCCCCGCCGAGGCGGTCGTCGACCGGGAGCGGTCCCTCCTGCTGCACACCGCTCTCGCCGAACTCCCGCAGCCACAAAGGGAGGTGGTGCACCTCGCCTACTTCGCGGGCCGCACCTACCGGCAGGCCGCCGCCGAGCTCGGCATCCCCGAGGGCACCGCGAAGACCCGGCTCCGCACCGCCCTGCGCGCCCTCGCGGAGACTTTGGCCGACCCACCCGACCCGGCGTGGGAAGAGGGCGCATGA
- a CDS encoding DUF1349 domain-containing protein: protein MDVELPELPFPLRTYGPDGHWAHEDGILSGWAGPRQDRFVPPTGESLDPAADAPRLLGAPEGDFQLIARVTVGFNGSFDAGVLYVHVGERAWAKLCLENSPDVPTVCTVVTRGHSDDCNSFTVDGSSVWLRVSRTGRAFAFHASRDGKHWTFVRLFTLGDEKETGAALIGFMAQSPMGEGCVVTYDHIEFRPEWPADLRDGT, encoded by the coding sequence ATGGACGTCGAACTTCCCGAACTCCCTTTCCCTCTCCGCACCTACGGCCCCGACGGGCACTGGGCCCATGAGGACGGCATCCTCTCCGGGTGGGCCGGTCCCCGGCAGGACCGGTTCGTGCCGCCCACCGGGGAGTCCCTGGACCCCGCCGCCGACGCGCCGCGGCTGCTCGGTGCCCCCGAGGGCGACTTCCAGCTGATAGCCCGCGTCACCGTGGGCTTCAACGGATCGTTCGACGCGGGCGTGCTCTACGTCCATGTCGGCGAGCGGGCCTGGGCCAAACTCTGCCTGGAGAACTCCCCGGACGTGCCCACCGTCTGCACGGTCGTCACCCGTGGGCACTCCGACGACTGCAACTCCTTCACCGTGGACGGCAGTTCGGTGTGGCTGCGGGTCAGCCGCACCGGCCGCGCCTTCGCCTTCCACGCCTCCCGCGACGGCAAGCACTGGACCTTCGTCCGCCTCTTCACCCTGGGCGACGAGAAGGAGACCGGCGCGGCCCTGATCGGCTTCATGGCGCAGTCGCCGATGGGGGAGGGGTGCGTGGTGACCTACGACCACATCGAGTTCAGGCCCGAGTGGCCGGCCGACCTGCGCGACGGAACCTGA
- the ectA gene encoding diaminobutyrate acetyltransferase, protein MTAAQADLQIDRPTVADGAALWRIARDSEVLDLNSSYSYLLWCRDFAATSAVARNDSGEPIGFVTGYVRPDRPGTLLVWQVAVDSAYRGRGLAAALLDGLTARLAAERGLTTVETTITPGNTASERLFTAFAERRGAGLEREVLFHSSLFPDGPHDPEVLYRIGPLSPASPTPSA, encoded by the coding sequence ATGACTGCCGCACAAGCAGACCTGCAAATCGACCGGCCCACGGTCGCGGACGGAGCCGCACTGTGGCGGATCGCCCGCGACTCCGAGGTCCTCGACCTGAACTCGTCGTACAGCTATCTGCTGTGGTGCCGCGACTTCGCCGCCACGTCGGCCGTCGCACGGAACGACAGCGGGGAGCCGATCGGATTCGTCACCGGGTACGTCCGCCCGGACCGGCCCGGCACCCTGCTCGTCTGGCAGGTGGCGGTGGACTCGGCCTACCGCGGCCGCGGACTCGCCGCCGCCCTGCTCGACGGACTGACCGCGCGGCTCGCCGCCGAGCGCGGGCTGACCACCGTCGAGACCACCATCACGCCGGGCAACACCGCCTCCGAGCGGCTGTTCACGGCGTTCGCCGAACGCCGTGGCGCCGGCCTGGAGCGCGAGGTGCTGTTCCACTCGAGCCTGTTCCCCGACGGGCCGCACGACCCCGAGGTCCTCTACCGCATCGGGCCCCTCTCCCCCGCTTCCCCCACTCCCTCCGCCTGA
- the thpD gene encoding ectoine hydroxylase, which yields MTTTVTDLYPSRGATEVSIPRKDPVVWSAPGAPGPIATGDLEAFERDGFLAVDQIIGPDEVPVYQHELERLVTDPDIRADERSIIEPKSKEIRSVFEVHKISEVFANLVRDERVVGRARQILGSDVYVHQSRINVKPGFGASGFYWHSDFETWHAEDGLPNMRTVSVSIALTENYDTNGGLMIMPGSHRTFLGCAGSTPKDNYKQSLQMQDAGTPSDEALTAMASEYGIKLFTGKAGSATWFDCNCMHGSGDNITPFPRSNVFIVFNSVENQAVEPFAAPIRRPEFIGARDFTPVK from the coding sequence ATGACCACCACCGTCACCGATCTCTACCCCAGCCGCGGCGCCACCGAGGTGTCGATCCCCCGCAAGGACCCGGTCGTCTGGTCGGCCCCCGGCGCGCCGGGACCGATCGCCACCGGCGACCTGGAGGCGTTCGAGCGCGACGGCTTCCTCGCCGTCGACCAGATCATCGGCCCCGACGAAGTCCCCGTCTACCAGCATGAGTTGGAGCGGCTCGTCACCGACCCGGACATCCGCGCGGACGAACGCTCGATCATCGAGCCGAAGTCCAAGGAGATCCGCTCGGTCTTCGAGGTGCACAAGATCAGCGAGGTGTTCGCGAATCTGGTGCGCGACGAGCGGGTCGTCGGCCGGGCCCGGCAGATCCTCGGCTCGGACGTCTACGTCCACCAGTCGCGGATCAACGTCAAGCCCGGTTTCGGGGCCAGCGGCTTCTACTGGCACTCCGACTTCGAGACCTGGCACGCCGAGGACGGTCTGCCGAACATGCGGACGGTGTCCGTCTCGATCGCGCTGACCGAGAACTACGACACCAACGGCGGCCTCATGATCATGCCGGGGTCCCACCGCACCTTCCTCGGGTGCGCGGGGTCCACCCCGAAGGACAACTACAAGCAGTCGCTGCAGATGCAGGACGCCGGCACGCCGTCGGACGAGGCGCTGACGGCGATGGCCTCGGAGTACGGCATCAAGCTGTTCACGGGCAAGGCCGGTTCGGCGACCTGGTTCGACTGCAACTGTATGCACGGCTCCGGGGACAACATCACGCCGTTCCCGCGCAGCAACGTGTTCATCGTGTTCAACAGCGTGGAGAACCAGGCCGTGGAGCCGTTCGCGGCGCCCATCCGGCGGCCGGAGTTCATCGGAGCAAGGGATTTCACTCCGGTGAAGTGA
- a CDS encoding DsbA family oxidoreductase produces MRVEIWSDIACPWCYVGKARFEKALEAFPHRDGVEVVHRSFELDPGRDKSDVQPVLAMLSKKYGMSEAQAQAGEENLGAQAAAEGLAYRTRDRDHGNTFDLHRLLHLAKEQGRQDELVQIFYRANFAEERSLFTEGDERLVELAVEAGLDADEVRKVLADPTAYADDVRADEREAAELGANGVPFFVLDRTYGVSGAQPAEVFTQALTQAWGNRSPLKLIDQGDAGAEACGPDGCAVPRQG; encoded by the coding sequence ATGCGCGTCGAGATCTGGAGCGACATCGCCTGCCCCTGGTGCTACGTGGGCAAGGCCCGCTTCGAGAAGGCGCTGGAGGCCTTCCCGCACCGTGACGGCGTCGAGGTCGTCCACCGGTCGTTCGAGCTGGATCCTGGGCGGGACAAGAGCGACGTGCAGCCCGTCCTCGCGATGCTCAGCAAGAAGTACGGCATGAGCGAGGCCCAGGCCCAGGCCGGCGAGGAGAACCTCGGCGCCCAGGCCGCCGCCGAAGGGCTCGCCTACCGGACCCGGGACCGCGACCACGGCAACACCTTCGACCTGCACCGGCTCCTCCACCTCGCCAAGGAACAGGGCAGGCAGGACGAGCTCGTCCAGATCTTCTACCGGGCCAACTTCGCCGAGGAGAGGTCCCTGTTCACCGAGGGCGACGAGCGCCTCGTGGAGCTCGCCGTGGAGGCCGGCCTGGACGCCGACGAGGTCCGCAAGGTCCTCGCCGACCCCACCGCCTACGCCGACGACGTCCGCGCCGACGAGCGCGAGGCCGCCGAGCTCGGTGCCAACGGCGTCCCCTTCTTCGTCCTGGACCGCACGTACGGCGTCTCCGGAGCTCAGCCCGCCGAGGTCTTCACCCAGGCCCTCACCCAGGCCTGGGGCAACCGCTCCCCGCTGAAGCTGATCGACCAGGGCGACGCCGGTGCCGAGGCCTGCGGTCCCGACGGGTGCGCCGTACCCCGGCAGGGCTGA
- a CDS encoding pyridoxal-phosphate-dependent aminotransferase family protein has product MTHPFLDLAPLGATQFASIEDRVARLLRTEQDVVIMQGEALLPLEGAIRATAGPSTTALNVITGPYGQTFGDWLRDCGATVIDLAVPFHTAVTATQISAAFEEHPAIDFVSLVHAEAATGNTNPVAEIGEVVRRRGALFYLDAVASVGAEPVLPDVWGVDLCVIGAQKAMGGPAGVSAVSVSERAWARMAANPRAPRRSYLSLLDWKERWIDGGRKALLHAPAQLEMLALEACVERIEADGLDAVMARHRAAAAATRAGARALGGGLEPYVYEDREAAPVATTLRTPAGVVASELVSRALSSAPALPLAAGGGALAKEMIRVNHYGADATRGAVRASLAALGAALREKGLAVEVEGALRAAEDAWR; this is encoded by the coding sequence TTGACCCACCCTTTCCTGGACCTGGCTCCGCTCGGCGCGACGCAGTTCGCCTCGATCGAGGACCGTGTGGCGCGGCTGCTGCGCACCGAGCAGGACGTCGTGATCATGCAGGGCGAGGCGCTGCTGCCGCTGGAAGGGGCGATTCGCGCCACGGCAGGTCCGAGTACGACCGCACTGAACGTCATCACCGGCCCGTACGGGCAGACCTTCGGGGACTGGCTGCGGGACTGCGGGGCTACGGTGATCGACCTCGCTGTGCCGTTCCACACGGCGGTGACGGCCACGCAGATCTCCGCGGCGTTCGAGGAGCACCCGGCGATCGACTTCGTGTCCCTGGTGCACGCGGAGGCGGCGACCGGCAACACGAACCCGGTCGCGGAGATCGGAGAGGTCGTACGGCGGCGGGGCGCCCTCTTCTACCTGGACGCGGTCGCCTCCGTCGGTGCCGAGCCGGTGCTGCCGGACGTGTGGGGTGTGGACCTGTGCGTGATCGGGGCGCAGAAGGCGATGGGCGGGCCCGCGGGTGTGTCGGCGGTGTCGGTGAGTGAGCGGGCGTGGGCGCGGATGGCCGCGAACCCGAGGGCGCCGCGACGGTCGTACCTCTCCCTCCTCGACTGGAAGGAACGCTGGATCGACGGCGGCCGCAAGGCCCTGCTGCACGCTCCGGCGCAGCTGGAGATGCTGGCGCTGGAGGCGTGCGTCGAGCGGATCGAGGCGGACGGGCTGGACGCGGTGATGGCCCGGCACCGGGCCGCCGCCGCGGCGACACGGGCGGGAGCGCGGGCCCTGGGCGGCGGTCTGGAGCCTTACGTGTACGAGGACCGCGAGGCCGCCCCTGTCGCCACGACCCTTCGCACCCCGGCGGGGGTCGTCGCCTCCGAGTTGGTGTCCCGGGCCCTGTCCTCCGCCCCCGCCCTGCCGCTGGCCGCGGGCGGGGGCGCGCTGGCCAAGGAGATGATCCGCGTCAACCACTACGGGGCGGACGCGACACGGGGGGCCGTGCGGGCGAGCCTGGCGGCACTGGGCGCGGCACTGCGGGAGAAGGGACTCGCGGTGGAAGTGGAAGGCGCGCTGCGCGCGGCGGAGGACGCGTGGCGGTAG
- a CDS encoding ectoine synthase, which translates to MIVRSFKDIEGTDRHVRAASGTWESKRIVLAKERVGFSLHETILYAGTETSMWYANHIEAVVCVEGEAELTDHESGQTHSITPGTMYLLDGHERHTLRVKEDFRCICVFNPPVTGREDHDENGVYPLLTEPESEEV; encoded by the coding sequence GTGATCGTCCGTTCTTTCAAGGACATCGAAGGCACCGACCGGCATGTGAGGGCCGCGTCCGGCACCTGGGAGAGCAAACGCATCGTGCTCGCCAAGGAGCGGGTCGGCTTCTCGCTGCACGAGACGATCCTGTACGCGGGTACGGAGACGTCGATGTGGTACGCGAACCACATCGAGGCCGTCGTCTGCGTCGAGGGCGAGGCCGAGCTGACCGACCACGAGAGCGGGCAGACGCACTCGATCACGCCCGGGACCATGTACCTGCTGGACGGTCACGAGCGGCACACGCTGCGGGTCAAGGAGGACTTCCGCTGCATCTGTGTGTTCAACCCGCCCGTGACCGGCCGGGAGGACCACGACGAGAACGGCGTCTACCCGCTGCTCACCGAACCCGAGTCCGAGGAGGTGTGA